A window of the Phycicoccus sp. M110.8 genome harbors these coding sequences:
- a CDS encoding glycosyltransferase — MTALVLVAVVATVLTTAAFLVAARDRDPADARHARGASPAARVLAPLPGLVLAGALLVPVLPPSDVGWSVVALWVTTLVWVPLTSRWSALGHASWALSASTGLAYVLAMALWTTSSGLTGFSVVGAWALWALEVAAYVLVLAYGWEIHDALASRTWQRRLGRGAGPAPVGADEHHPFVSIHVPSHREPPEMVIATLRSLLDLDYPAYEVLLVDNNTDDDTLVAPVEAFCRAHPERLRFHRLLDWPGFKSGALNYAEEHSDPRTELIAVVDADYQVDRGWLRDTVGAFADPSVAFVQTPQDYRDWTGSQYLRSLYYSYDYFFAVSQPSRDERNSAIFGGTMGLVRREALRDVGGWDEWCVTEDAELSLRLLARGWSGHHVDRTFGHGVMPLTFEALKRQRFRWCFGGMQILKRHWRMLMPWHRGTRLDLAQRVGYLNGGIQWLGDLVGLLFSLLVVLSLVDLALGGGLVVRRLSGLLVLAVPALVLVGLVRAVAVVKAVGRDATWRDALGAFLIWLSLGWVVAMACVRGLVEPRGVFLRTPKVRGDVHWFQAVRAHVVEVGLAVVALASAAGGVVARPGWVTVGLSGLLVVPVAGWLAAPAHSIAAMRADLPADLRRRRTAEWARGWWGPRARTSLATVAGVGALAAVVMLLVQPASHEAPRTAAVPRVGPSPGHHTAARHAPGRSTTTTSSSTAPVGVAPVGVTTSSSSRSGASSSASPSTTSRPSATSTTPSGSPTTVPSPTSVGSPTSAGSPTSVGSPTTRPTPTRTTPTPTHRPTTTGHP, encoded by the coding sequence GTGACAGCCCTCGTCCTCGTCGCCGTCGTCGCCACCGTCCTGACGACCGCGGCGTTCCTCGTCGCTGCGCGCGACCGCGACCCGGCCGACGCCCGGCACGCCCGCGGGGCGTCCCCCGCAGCACGTGTCCTGGCCCCGCTGCCCGGACTGGTCCTGGCCGGCGCCCTGCTCGTCCCCGTCCTCCCTCCCTCCGATGTCGGATGGTCCGTGGTGGCCCTGTGGGTCACCACGCTGGTGTGGGTGCCCCTCACCAGCCGCTGGTCGGCCCTGGGGCACGCGAGCTGGGCCCTGTCCGCCTCCACGGGTCTGGCCTACGTCCTCGCCATGGCGCTCTGGACGACCTCCTCCGGCCTCACCGGCTTCAGCGTCGTGGGGGCGTGGGCCCTGTGGGCGCTCGAGGTGGCGGCCTACGTCCTCGTCCTCGCCTACGGGTGGGAGATCCACGACGCCCTGGCGTCCCGGACGTGGCAGCGCCGTCTCGGCCGAGGCGCCGGCCCTGCGCCGGTCGGCGCGGACGAGCACCACCCGTTCGTATCGATCCACGTCCCGAGCCACCGCGAGCCGCCCGAGATGGTGATCGCCACGCTGCGGTCGCTCCTCGACCTGGACTACCCGGCATACGAAGTGCTGCTCGTCGACAACAACACCGATGACGACACCCTCGTCGCCCCCGTCGAGGCGTTCTGCCGGGCGCACCCGGAGCGGCTGCGGTTCCACCGGCTGCTCGACTGGCCGGGGTTCAAGTCGGGGGCGCTCAACTACGCCGAGGAGCACAGCGATCCCCGCACCGAGCTCATCGCCGTCGTCGACGCCGACTACCAGGTGGACCGGGGCTGGCTGCGCGACACGGTCGGCGCGTTCGCGGACCCGTCGGTCGCCTTCGTCCAGACCCCGCAGGACTACCGCGACTGGACCGGCTCGCAGTACCTGCGGAGCCTGTACTACAGCTACGACTACTTCTTCGCGGTCTCCCAACCCTCGCGCGACGAGCGGAACAGCGCGATCTTCGGCGGCACCATGGGGCTGGTCCGACGGGAGGCACTGCGCGACGTCGGCGGCTGGGACGAGTGGTGCGTCACCGAGGACGCCGAGCTCTCGCTGCGCCTGCTCGCCCGAGGCTGGTCGGGCCACCACGTCGACCGCACCTTCGGGCACGGGGTCATGCCGCTCACCTTCGAGGCCCTGAAGCGACAGCGGTTCCGCTGGTGCTTCGGCGGCATGCAGATCCTCAAGCGGCACTGGCGCATGCTGATGCCGTGGCACCGCGGCACGCGGCTGGACCTGGCCCAGCGCGTCGGCTACCTCAACGGCGGGATCCAGTGGCTGGGCGACCTCGTCGGCCTGCTGTTCAGCCTCCTGGTGGTGCTGAGCCTGGTCGACCTCGCGCTGGGCGGCGGCCTCGTCGTCCGGCGTCTCAGCGGCCTGCTCGTCCTCGCCGTGCCGGCCCTCGTCCTCGTCGGCCTCGTCCGCGCCGTGGCAGTGGTCAAGGCGGTCGGGCGGGACGCCACGTGGCGCGACGCGCTCGGGGCGTTCCTCATCTGGCTGTCCCTGGGCTGGGTCGTGGCGATGGCCTGCGTGCGGGGGCTGGTGGAGCCTCGCGGGGTCTTCCTGCGCACGCCGAAGGTCCGCGGCGACGTGCACTGGTTCCAGGCCGTGCGCGCCCACGTCGTCGAGGTCGGGCTGGCAGTCGTGGCGCTGGCGAGTGCCGCCGGCGGCGTCGTGGCCCGTCCCGGGTGGGTGACGGTGGGCCTGTCGGGCCTCCTGGTCGTCCCCGTCGCCGGGTGGCTCGCCGCCCCGGCGCACAGCATCGCGGCGATGCGGGCGGACCTGCCGGCCGACCTGCGTCGCCGGCGCACCGCAGAGTGGGCGCGCGGGTGGTGGGGTCCGAGGGCCCGCACCTCCCTGGCGACCGTCGCCGGCGTCGGCGCGCTCGCGGCCGTGGTGATGCTCCTCGTGCAGCCCGCCTCCCACGAGGCACCGCGCACCGCAGCCGTCCCGCGGGTGGGTCCGTCACCGGGCCACCACACCGCCGCACGGCACGCCCCCGGCAGGTCGACGACCACGACGTCGTCGTCCACGGCGCCGGTCGGGGTCGCGCCGGTGGGTGTGACGACCTCGTCGTCGAGCAGGTCGGGGGCGTCCTCGTCGGCCTCGCCGTCCACGACCAGCCGGCCCTCGGCGACGTCCACGACGCCTTCGGGGTCGCCCACCACGGTGCCCTCGCCGACGAGCGTCGGGAGCCCCACCTCGGCCGGGAGCCCGACGTCCGTGGGCAGCCCGACGACCAGGCCGAC
- a CDS encoding DUF3145 domain-containing protein, whose protein sequence is MSVAMPRVMTRGVVFVHSTPKALCPHITWALESVLETRLSIDWTPQPAGASLVRAEFPWSGVQGTGAKLASTLRGWDNLRYEITEEPSPGADGSRWSHTPSLGIHHTWTSASGDAVVNEDRLREVLRLSQGSSEAMAEMLDELLGTDWDDELEPFRYAGDGAPVRWLHKVG, encoded by the coding sequence ATGTCTGTCGCGATGCCGCGTGTCATGACTCGCGGGGTGGTGTTCGTGCACTCCACCCCCAAGGCGCTGTGCCCGCACATCACCTGGGCACTCGAGTCGGTCCTCGAGACCCGGCTCTCCATCGACTGGACGCCTCAGCCTGCCGGTGCCTCACTGGTCCGCGCGGAGTTCCCGTGGAGCGGTGTGCAAGGCACCGGCGCCAAGCTCGCCTCGACCCTGCGCGGGTGGGACAACCTGCGCTACGAGATCACGGAGGAGCCCAGCCCGGGCGCCGACGGCTCGCGGTGGTCGCACACCCCCAGCCTCGGCATCCACCACACATGGACCTCGGCGAGCGGTGACGCCGTCGTCAACGAGGACCGCCTGCGCGAGGTGCTGCGGCTGTCCCAGGGCTCCTCGGAGGCCATGGCCGAGATGCTCGACGAGCTGCTCGGCACCGACTGGGACGACGAGCTCGAGCCCTTCCGGTATGCCGGGGACGGCGCCCCCGTCCGCTGGCTGCACAAGGTGGGCTGA
- a CDS encoding GAF and ANTAR domain-containing protein, giving the protein MKPSPSTNLVALDGRASAWCGGAVLPALESLLDMAELWAPGTFVGISGANRSGTYTTLVANHQVVFDLDSLQNDLDEGPGLTALREDHTVVVDDAESEHRWGVFTSRAVEAGMRSILSVPLVLGSKTFGALNLYSATYLPVDMARLAQAKLLAGQAALALAQAQREHQLTVALETNRVVGKAVGLAMERFGLDDHAAFAYLTTLAQKSTIDLREIARHFVDQANALHTSADRPDDSGQPDVSGVPMVTAHPAVTPHSTVTAHADSSTQPARAPEVVAATLSTASDTDETHGPSGTPVAEPGWPAVAVES; this is encoded by the coding sequence GTGAAGCCTTCGCCTTCCACCAACCTCGTCGCCCTCGACGGGCGCGCCTCCGCCTGGTGCGGAGGGGCTGTCCTACCTGCTCTGGAGTCGCTCCTGGACATGGCCGAGCTGTGGGCGCCCGGCACTTTCGTCGGCATCAGTGGCGCCAACCGGTCGGGCACGTACACCACCCTGGTCGCCAACCACCAGGTCGTCTTCGACCTCGACTCCCTCCAGAACGACCTCGACGAGGGTCCCGGGCTCACCGCCCTGCGTGAGGACCACACCGTCGTCGTCGACGACGCCGAGAGCGAGCACCGCTGGGGGGTGTTCACGTCGCGTGCAGTCGAGGCGGGCATGCGGTCGATCCTCAGCGTGCCCCTCGTGCTCGGCAGCAAGACCTTCGGCGCGCTGAACCTGTACTCCGCGACGTACCTGCCCGTCGACATGGCGCGGCTCGCGCAGGCCAAGCTCCTCGCCGGTCAGGCGGCGCTGGCCCTGGCCCAGGCGCAGCGCGAGCACCAGCTGACGGTTGCGCTCGAGACCAACCGCGTGGTCGGCAAGGCGGTGGGCCTGGCCATGGAGCGCTTCGGCCTCGACGACCACGCCGCCTTCGCCTACCTGACCACCCTGGCGCAGAAGAGCACCATCGACCTGCGCGAGATCGCCCGGCACTTCGTCGATCAGGCCAACGCCCTCCACACGAGTGCCGACCGCCCGGACGACTCCGGGCAACCCGACGTGTCCGGGGTTCCCATGGTGACCGCGCACCCCGCCGTGACCCCGCACTCCACCGTGACCGCGCACGCGGACAGCTCGACACAGCCCGCTCGCGCCCCCGAAGTCGTCGCGGCCACCCTCTCGACCGCCTCCGACACCGACGAGACGCACGGACCGTCCGGGACACCGGTCGCCGAACCGGGATGGCCCGCGGTCGCTGTCGAGTCCTGA
- a CDS encoding LysR family transcriptional regulator, producing the protein MAQMDLRRLHVLREVGRSGSLTAAAAALSFTTSAVSQQVTKLERDMGVPLLERHPRGAVLTEAGRALLRYADDIDRSIDAARAEMSEFADLRRGQLRLGTFPTVGASLMPEVVLAFRARHPDVVVTVVSARRAGLVDRLKRRDIELTLLWDYPWQRVDDAELSTTTLRKDPTLLLLPRSHPLAGVDVVRVEQLRDEQWVVRDEHPVADVLRRVCRRAGFEPEVAFAANDYQETQGMVAAGIGIALAPQLALSALRPDIVAVPLHDSPSRRILLARLADRTLSAAGREAATVFRAVAAGAGDRG; encoded by the coding sequence ATGGCTCAGATGGACCTGCGGCGGCTCCACGTGCTGAGGGAGGTGGGTCGGTCAGGCTCACTGACCGCCGCAGCGGCGGCACTGTCGTTCACGACCTCTGCCGTGTCCCAGCAGGTGACGAAGCTGGAGCGCGACATGGGAGTGCCCCTGCTCGAACGTCACCCCCGAGGTGCTGTCCTGACCGAGGCCGGCCGGGCACTGCTCCGGTATGCCGACGACATCGACCGGAGCATCGACGCAGCCCGCGCCGAGATGAGCGAGTTCGCCGACCTGCGCCGCGGCCAGCTGCGACTCGGCACCTTCCCGACGGTGGGCGCATCGCTCATGCCCGAGGTGGTGCTTGCGTTCCGTGCCCGCCACCCCGATGTGGTCGTGACCGTGGTCAGCGCCCGGCGCGCGGGGCTCGTCGACAGGCTCAAGCGGCGCGACATCGAGCTGACCCTGTTGTGGGACTACCCCTGGCAGCGCGTCGACGATGCCGAGCTCTCGACGACCACGCTGCGCAAGGACCCCACGCTCCTGCTGCTTCCGCGCAGCCACCCGCTCGCAGGCGTCGACGTGGTGAGGGTGGAGCAGCTACGCGACGAGCAGTGGGTGGTCCGTGACGAGCACCCGGTGGCCGACGTGTTGCGCCGGGTGTGCCGCCGCGCGGGCTTCGAGCCCGAGGTGGCCTTCGCAGCCAACGACTACCAGGAGACGCAGGGGATGGTCGCGGCAGGTATCGGGATCGCCCTGGCACCCCAACTGGCCCTCAGCGCCCTGCGGCCCGACATCGTGGCGGTGCCGCTTCACGACTCTCCGAGCCGGCGGATCCTGCTGGCACGCCTTGCGGACCGGACGTTGAGTGCTGCCGGGCGCGAGGCCGCGACGGTGTTCCGCGCGGTGGCCGCCGGGGCCGGCGACCGCGGATAG
- a CDS encoding PrpF domain-containing protein, with protein MQLRGQWYRGGTSKCWLFDAGDVARHAPTQEDVLALLADAFGAADSRQLDGVGGGTSTTSKAAVITATPDGPADLDYLFAQVGIGQATVELGSNCGNCATAIALYAVQNGIVAAGDVATRVTMRNLNTGAVLSGTVSTPRRRVPTAGQARVPGSTAPGVPVRLSFHGPWGQSTGALLPTGRTTDRLVLPGGAAPEVTMVDAGAPAVFAPASDLGVDLSSMTAGLDHRLPELLELRAEAGLAMGLRGPDDTPQHAIPKVGLVAPPAGYTAADGSHVAADTHDLRVRMLSMFAPHPAIGLTSAVALSSAATIPGSLVARSIGPSSPEERTRHLRIGTPAGVVATEVVTDADGNVVEVVLDRAARQLAVAQIEVARTVA; from the coding sequence GTGCAGCTCCGGGGGCAGTGGTACCGAGGCGGCACCAGCAAGTGCTGGCTCTTCGACGCCGGCGACGTGGCGCGGCACGCGCCCACGCAGGAGGACGTCCTGGCCCTCCTGGCCGACGCCTTCGGTGCGGCCGACTCCCGGCAGCTCGACGGCGTGGGTGGCGGGACCTCGACCACCTCGAAGGCAGCCGTCATCACCGCCACCCCCGACGGCCCGGCCGACCTCGACTACCTCTTCGCGCAGGTCGGCATCGGGCAGGCCACTGTCGAGCTGGGCTCGAACTGCGGCAACTGCGCGACGGCCATCGCCCTGTACGCCGTCCAGAACGGGATCGTCGCCGCTGGGGACGTCGCCACCCGGGTCACCATGCGGAACCTGAACACGGGAGCCGTCCTCAGCGGCACCGTCTCGACACCGCGCCGCCGTGTTCCGACCGCCGGGCAGGCGCGCGTCCCCGGCAGCACCGCACCAGGTGTCCCGGTGCGCCTGTCCTTCCACGGACCGTGGGGGCAGTCGACCGGAGCGCTGCTGCCCACCGGGCGCACGACCGACCGGCTCGTTCTCCCCGGCGGCGCAGCCCCGGAGGTGACGATGGTCGACGCCGGCGCGCCGGCGGTCTTCGCGCCCGCCTCGGACCTGGGCGTCGACCTGTCCTCCATGACGGCGGGGCTGGACCACCGACTGCCCGAGCTCCTCGAGCTGCGGGCCGAGGCCGGTCTCGCGATGGGGTTGCGCGGCCCCGACGACACGCCGCAGCACGCGATCCCCAAGGTCGGACTGGTCGCTCCCCCGGCCGGCTACACGGCAGCCGACGGATCGCACGTTGCGGCCGACACCCACGACCTGCGGGTGCGGATGCTCTCCATGTTCGCCCCCCACCCCGCGATCGGCCTGACCTCGGCCGTCGCGCTCTCCTCCGCGGCCACCATCCCCGGCTCGCTCGTAGCCCGCAGCATCGGGCCCTCCTCACCCGAGGAGCGGACGCGCCACCTTCGCATCGGGACCCCCGCCGGCGTGGTTGCGACCGAGGTCGTGACCGACGCGGACGGCAACGTCGTCGAGGTCGTGCTCGACCGCGCTGCCCGACAGCTGGCAGTCGCCCAGATCGAGGTCGCACGGACCGTGGCCTAG
- the dctA gene encoding C4-dicarboxylate transporter DctA: protein MKIKPILGHLYVQVLLGVALGILVGALWPDLGAGLKPLGDAFVKLVKFMIAPIVFCTIVSGITSMTDVKKVGPTLLRALGLFYALTALALALGLGAVLLLHPGTGMHVDPAHLDGSVAAKVSGELKDSTPVEFLLGLIPTTFVGAFADGQVLPVLLLALLCGFAFTKLGPTGRLALDVVNSFNRLFFVVFGFLMRFAPIGAFGAMAFTVGKYGAHSIGNLGLLILAFYLACVVFVVVGLGVVARASGVSLWRVLKYFRDEILIVLATSSSEPVLPRLLSKLERLGCDRGVVGLVVPTGYSFNLTGTAVYLTLASMFIAQACDIHLGWGEIALMLGMMLLTSKGAAGVTGSGFVALVATLSVMPHVPVAGVALIVGIDRFMSEARALTSTVCNVVCCIAVARWQKALDVEVLRAELHAGFVPSPAERRALAAAVPSH, encoded by the coding sequence ATGAAGATCAAACCAATCCTCGGGCACCTCTACGTCCAGGTCCTTCTCGGTGTGGCGCTCGGCATCCTCGTCGGAGCCCTGTGGCCCGACCTCGGTGCCGGCCTGAAGCCGCTCGGCGACGCCTTCGTGAAGCTGGTGAAGTTCATGATCGCCCCGATCGTCTTCTGCACCATCGTCAGCGGGATCACGTCGATGACGGACGTGAAGAAGGTCGGCCCCACGCTCCTGCGGGCCCTCGGGCTGTTCTACGCGCTCACCGCCCTGGCCCTGGCCCTCGGCCTCGGGGCAGTCCTGTTGCTCCACCCGGGCACGGGCATGCACGTCGACCCTGCCCACCTCGACGGCAGCGTGGCGGCCAAGGTCAGCGGCGAGCTCAAGGACAGCACGCCGGTCGAGTTCCTGCTCGGACTGATCCCGACCACGTTCGTCGGCGCCTTCGCCGACGGGCAGGTCCTGCCCGTCCTGCTGCTCGCCCTGCTGTGCGGCTTCGCCTTCACCAAGCTGGGACCGACGGGGCGGCTCGCCCTCGACGTCGTGAACAGCTTCAATCGTCTCTTCTTCGTCGTCTTCGGCTTCCTGATGCGGTTCGCCCCCATCGGCGCCTTCGGCGCGATGGCGTTCACCGTCGGCAAGTACGGCGCGCACTCCATCGGCAACCTGGGCCTGCTCATCCTCGCCTTCTACCTGGCGTGCGTCGTGTTCGTCGTCGTCGGGCTCGGCGTCGTGGCGAGGGCCAGCGGGGTCAGCCTCTGGCGCGTCCTGAAGTACTTCCGCGACGAGATCCTCATCGTCCTCGCGACCTCCTCGAGCGAGCCGGTGCTGCCTCGCCTGCTGTCCAAGCTCGAGCGGCTCGGGTGCGACCGCGGCGTGGTGGGGCTGGTCGTGCCGACCGGCTACTCCTTCAACCTCACCGGCACCGCCGTCTACCTGACCCTCGCCTCGATGTTCATCGCCCAGGCCTGTGACATCCACCTGGGGTGGGGCGAGATCGCGCTCATGCTCGGCATGATGCTGCTCACGTCGAAGGGGGCTGCGGGCGTCACTGGCAGCGGCTTCGTGGCCCTGGTGGCGACTCTCTCCGTGATGCCGCACGTCCCGGTGGCCGGAGTCGCCCTGATCGTGGGGATCGACCGCTTCATGAGCGAGGCGCGCGCACTCACGAGCACCGTCTGCAACGTCGTCTGCTGCATCGCGGTCGCGCGGTGGCAGAAGGCCCTGGACGTCGAGGTGCTGCGGGCCGAGCTGCACGCCGGCTTCGTCCCCTCACCGGCGGAGAGGCGGGCACTCGCGGCAGCCGTCCCGAGCCACTGA
- a CDS encoding potassium transporter Kup, whose translation MTHEQGHAPRRGAGLALAALGVVFGDIGTSPLYALQTVFSIDHNMVQTSPGDVYGVISLVFWAITLVVSVKYVYFILRADNDGEGGVMALAALARRSVRPGGRRFTLVMLLGVLGASLFYGDSVITPAISVMSAIEGLSVPAPQLGHLVVPIGAAIIALLFGVQRYGTQLVGRFFGPVMVLWFLVLGVLGAAQVVRDPAILSGLSPHHAVLFVVDHPFIAFVAMGAVVLSITGAEALYADMGHFGRGPISRAWFAVVFPALTLNYLGQGAMILKHPDTAANPFFHLAPDALGVPLVVLATAATVIASQAVISGAFSVSRQAERLGYLPRLTVRHTSTQEQGQIYVPAVNWTLFVGVMLLLLTFQSSQRLATAYGLAVTGTFLITTTLFLILAESAWGWSRTQLVLLAVPLLVLELTFFGANLTKVLHGGWLPLLIAVLVATVMLTWQRGRTLVTDRRSAMEGPLDPFIDWLQGDPVGKVPGTAVFLHPDKASTPLALRENAMFNHVIHETVLIVSTTSENIPVVADVDRVEVDDLGDPYDAITHLTLRFGFQEDQDVPAALRLARDRGLVEVDPDDAYYFLSRIALQRGSGSDLPAWRKRLFLALAHNAASPVEYFRLPADRTVAMGATVVF comes from the coding sequence GTGACACACGAACAGGGCCACGCCCCGCGGCGAGGAGCAGGACTGGCGCTGGCCGCCCTCGGCGTCGTCTTCGGCGACATCGGTACCAGCCCCCTGTACGCGCTGCAGACCGTCTTCTCGATCGACCACAACATGGTGCAGACCTCCCCGGGGGACGTCTACGGCGTCATCTCGCTGGTGTTCTGGGCGATCACCCTCGTCGTCTCGGTGAAGTACGTGTACTTCATCCTGCGCGCGGACAACGACGGAGAGGGCGGCGTCATGGCCCTCGCGGCCCTGGCCCGGCGCTCGGTGCGCCCCGGCGGCAGGCGGTTCACCCTCGTGATGCTGCTCGGCGTGCTCGGCGCCTCGCTGTTCTACGGCGACAGCGTGATCACCCCCGCCATCTCGGTGATGTCGGCCATCGAGGGCCTGTCGGTGCCGGCGCCCCAGCTCGGCCACCTCGTCGTGCCCATCGGGGCCGCGATCATCGCGCTGCTGTTCGGCGTGCAGCGCTACGGCACGCAGCTCGTCGGCCGGTTCTTCGGCCCGGTGATGGTCCTGTGGTTCCTCGTGCTCGGCGTCCTGGGGGCGGCGCAGGTCGTGCGCGACCCGGCGATCCTCAGCGGGCTCTCACCGCACCACGCCGTCCTGTTCGTCGTCGACCACCCCTTCATCGCGTTCGTCGCCATGGGCGCCGTGGTCCTGTCGATCACCGGGGCCGAGGCGCTCTACGCCGACATGGGCCACTTCGGACGCGGGCCCATCAGCCGGGCGTGGTTCGCGGTGGTGTTCCCGGCCCTGACCCTGAACTACCTCGGCCAGGGCGCCATGATCCTGAAGCACCCCGACACCGCGGCGAACCCCTTCTTCCACCTCGCCCCGGACGCGCTCGGGGTCCCGCTCGTCGTCCTGGCGACGGCCGCGACCGTGATCGCCTCGCAGGCGGTCATCTCCGGTGCCTTCTCGGTGTCGCGCCAGGCCGAGCGCCTGGGCTACCTGCCGCGCCTGACCGTGCGCCACACGTCCACGCAGGAGCAGGGCCAGATCTACGTCCCCGCCGTCAACTGGACCCTGTTCGTCGGGGTCATGCTGCTGCTGCTCACGTTCCAGTCCTCCCAGCGGCTCGCCACCGCGTACGGCCTCGCCGTGACCGGCACCTTCCTCATCACGACGACCCTGTTCCTCATCCTGGCCGAGTCGGCCTGGGGCTGGAGCCGGACGCAGCTGGTCCTGCTCGCGGTGCCCCTGCTCGTCCTGGAGCTGACGTTCTTCGGCGCCAACCTGACCAAGGTGCTGCACGGCGGCTGGCTCCCGCTGCTGATCGCGGTGCTGGTGGCGACCGTCATGCTCACGTGGCAGCGAGGGCGCACCCTGGTCACCGACCGCCGCTCGGCCATGGAGGGTCCGCTCGACCCGTTCATCGACTGGCTCCAGGGCGACCCGGTCGGCAAGGTCCCGGGCACGGCCGTCTTCCTGCACCCCGACAAGGCGTCGACACCGCTGGCGTTGCGGGAGAACGCCATGTTCAACCACGTGATCCACGAGACAGTCCTGATCGTCAGCACGACGTCGGAGAACATCCCTGTGGTGGCCGACGTCGACCGGGTCGAGGTGGACGACCTCGGCGACCCGTACGACGCCATCACCCACCTCACGCTGCGGTTCGGCTTCCAGGAGGACCAGGACGTCCCGGCGGCCCTGAGGCTGGCGCGGGACCGCGGCCTGGTGGAGGTCGACCCGGACGACGCGTACTACTTCCTGTCGCGCATCGCTCTCCAGCGGGGGTCCGGCAGCGACCTTCCGGCGTGGCGCAAGCGCCTGTTCCTGGCCCTGGCGCACAACGCCGCGTCGCCCGTCGAGTACTTCCGCCTGCCCGCCGACCGCACCGTCGCGATGGGCGCGACCGTGGTCTTCTGA
- a CDS encoding amino acid ABC transporter ATP-binding protein yields MTEPLVVLEGVNKHFGDLHVLQDINLSIGKGEVVVVIGPSGSGKSTLCRTINRLETFETGSITIDGKPLPEEGKELAQLRADVGMVFQSFNLFAHKTILENVTLGPIKVRKTPKKDAEKRALELLERVGVAHQAQKYPAQLSGGQQQRVAIARSLAMEPKVMLFDEPTSALDPEMINEVLDVMVGLARDGMTMVVVTHEMGFARKAANRVVFMADGQIVEEAAPETFFTAPTSDRAKDFLGKILTH; encoded by the coding sequence ATGACGGAGCCCCTCGTCGTCCTCGAAGGCGTCAACAAGCACTTCGGCGACCTCCACGTCCTGCAGGACATCAACCTGTCCATCGGCAAGGGCGAGGTCGTCGTCGTCATCGGCCCCTCCGGCTCGGGGAAGTCCACCCTGTGCCGCACGATCAACCGGCTCGAGACGTTCGAGACCGGCTCGATCACCATCGACGGCAAGCCCCTGCCCGAGGAGGGCAAGGAGCTCGCGCAGCTGCGCGCCGACGTCGGCATGGTCTTCCAGTCCTTCAACCTCTTCGCCCACAAGACGATTCTCGAGAACGTCACGCTCGGCCCCATCAAGGTGCGCAAGACGCCCAAGAAGGACGCCGAGAAGCGCGCGCTGGAGCTCCTCGAGCGCGTCGGGGTCGCCCACCAGGCGCAGAAGTACCCGGCGCAGCTCTCCGGCGGCCAGCAGCAGCGCGTGGCGATCGCGCGCAGCCTGGCCATGGAGCCCAAGGTCATGCTCTTCGACGAGCCGACCTCGGCGCTGGACCCCGAGATGATCAACGAGGTCCTCGACGTCATGGTCGGCCTGGCCAGGGACGGCATGACCATGGTGGTCGTCACCCACGAGATGGGCTTCGCCCGCAAGGCGGCCAACCGGGTCGTCTTCATGGCCGACGGACAGATCGTCGAGGAGGCCGCACCCGAGACGTTCTTCACGGCACCGACCTCGGACCGCGCCAAGGACTTCCTCGGCAAGATCCTCACGCACTGA
- a CDS encoding glutamate ABC transporter substrate-binding protein: MKVRQIGAVAAASVLALALAACSDSAKDGGSGGGGGGSFKIGIKFDQPGLGLKQGSDYKGLDVDVAKYVAKELGHSENDIQWVQAPSAQRETLISTGQVNMVVATYSITDARKEKVSFAGPYFIAGQDLLVRADDSSITGPESLTGKKLCSVTGSTSAQKVKDKYPGVQLQEFGTYSECVTALVSKGVDALTTDNTILAGYAAQDQYKGKLKVVGKTFSEERYGIGIKKGDTATCEKINTALKKMVDSGAWKKAVDDNLGPAGFKPDAKNPPTPDACS; encoded by the coding sequence ATGAAGGTTCGCCAGATTGGCGCGGTTGCCGCCGCATCGGTGCTCGCGCTCGCCCTGGCCGCGTGCAGCGACAGCGCGAAGGACGGAGGCAGCGGCGGGGGTGGTGGCGGTTCGTTCAAGATCGGCATCAAGTTCGACCAGCCCGGCCTCGGCCTCAAGCAGGGCTCGGACTACAAGGGCCTCGACGTCGACGTCGCCAAGTACGTCGCCAAGGAGCTCGGCCACTCCGAGAACGACATCCAGTGGGTGCAGGCACCGTCGGCCCAGCGCGAGACGCTCATCTCGACCGGCCAGGTCAACATGGTCGTCGCGACCTACTCGATCACCGACGCCCGCAAGGAGAAGGTCTCCTTCGCCGGCCCGTACTTCATCGCCGGGCAGGACCTGCTCGTGCGCGCCGACGACTCCTCGATCACCGGCCCGGAGTCCCTGACCGGCAAGAAGCTGTGCTCGGTCACCGGCTCGACCTCCGCCCAGAAGGTCAAGGACAAGTACCCCGGCGTCCAGCTGCAGGAGTTCGGCACCTACTCCGAGTGCGTCACCGCCCTCGTGTCCAAGGGCGTCGACGCCCTCACGACCGATAACACGATCCTCGCCGGCTACGCCGCGCAGGACCAGTACAAGGGCAAGCTCAAGGTCGTCGGCAAGACCTTCTCCGAGGAGCGCTACGGCATCGGGATCAAGAAGGGCGACACCGCCACCTGCGAGAAGATCAACACCGCGCTCAAGAAGATGGTCGACTCCGGCGCCTGGAAGAAGGCCGTCGACGACAACCTCGGCCCGGCCGGCTTCAAGCCCGACGCGAAGAACCCGCCGACCCCGGACGCCTGTTCCTGA